In one Nitrosopumilus sp. genomic region, the following are encoded:
- a CDS encoding NADH-quinone oxidoreductase subunit M — MEYALLQAVFLPLLLSPIAYIIGRKMGPTPAMWFTFVILLYTTILVINAALSGTVEEHYPWTQQFGEFGFLLDGLASPFAIMIYVLSTILVLYSKPYMLHKFHEQFEEEQKITISRNGQTSIIESSSLTNYVNAKSGLYFALYLVFAMGMLGTVLSTNLIEFYIFFEVMLIPGFFLVALWGDGPRRKIGLMFLFWTHAGAVVLLLGFLMIGLTIGSFDFVDINESEIPTDILMLSAVAISIGLGVKLAVFMFHIWLPYVHGSAPTPISALLSPAMIGIGAYGIFRLIVEFLPSTFAELSIWFHIWGLVTMIYGGAMALMQDDLKRMLAYSSISQMGYILFGIGSISVLGLSGAEMMYVTHAIGKGILFMMAGIIIVKVGTRSISKLGGLAGKMPITAVCAVIGALTIMGVPPTSGFMGEWILFFGALETAIEEGSTIRAITFGLGLVATALTMSYMLWMLKRVFFGKTPEHLEHVKEGSWYMTAPMMVLAGFSIVVGIYPDIFLKTIIPYMNGVLGV, encoded by the coding sequence ATGGAGTATGCGTTATTACAGGCAGTTTTCTTGCCCTTACTTTTATCTCCAATAGCATACATTATTGGAAGAAAAATGGGTCCAACCCCCGCAATGTGGTTTACCTTTGTAATTTTACTATATACAACAATACTTGTAATCAACGCTGCACTCTCTGGAACTGTTGAGGAACACTATCCTTGGACCCAACAATTTGGTGAGTTTGGTTTCTTGCTAGATGGTTTAGCATCACCATTTGCAATAATGATCTATGTATTATCTACAATCTTGGTACTTTATTCAAAGCCATACATGCTTCATAAATTCCATGAACAATTTGAAGAAGAACAAAAAATAACCATATCTAGAAACGGCCAAACCTCAATTATTGAGTCATCATCTCTTACAAATTATGTTAATGCCAAATCTGGACTTTACTTTGCACTATATCTCGTTTTTGCAATGGGTATGCTTGGAACAGTTCTTTCTACAAATCTGATCGAATTTTACATCTTCTTTGAGGTTATGTTAATTCCTGGTTTCTTCTTAGTTGCTCTTTGGGGTGATGGTCCAAGAAGAAAGATTGGTTTAATGTTTTTGTTTTGGACTCATGCTGGTGCAGTTGTTTTACTATTGGGCTTTTTGATGATTGGTTTGACCATTGGAAGTTTTGACTTTGTAGATATCAACGAATCAGAAATACCTACTGACATTCTCATGCTTTCAGCAGTTGCAATTTCTATAGGACTTGGTGTTAAACTGGCGGTATTTATGTTCCACATTTGGCTTCCATATGTTCACGGTTCAGCACCAACACCAATCAGTGCATTATTGTCCCCTGCCATGATCGGAATTGGTGCTTATGGTATTTTTAGATTAATTGTTGAATTTTTACCTTCAACATTTGCAGAACTCTCAATTTGGTTCCATATTTGGGGTCTTGTTACGATGATTTATGGCGGTGCAATGGCACTGATGCAAGATGATTTGAAACGTATGCTTGCATATTCTAGTATTAGTCAAATGGGTTACATCCTATTTGGTATTGGTTCAATTTCGGTACTAGGTCTTTCAGGTGCTGAGATGATGTATGTAACACACGCTATTGGAAAAGGCATTCTCTTCATGATGGCTGGAATTATTATTGTTAAAGTTGGAACTAGAAGTATCTCTAAACTTGGAGGATTAGCAGGTAAGATGCCAATAACAGCAGTATGTGCAGTTATTGGTGCACTGACAATAATGGGTGTTCCACCAACAAGTGGTTTTATGGGTGAATGGATCCTCTTTTTTGGTGCATTAGAGACTGCAATTGAAGAAGGTTCTACAATTAGAGCAATAACCTTTGGTCTTGGTCTTGTTGCAACAGCACTTACAATGTCTTACATGTTATGGATGTTAAAACGTGTCTTCTTTGGAAAAACTCCTGAACATCTTGAACATGTAAAGGAAGGAAGTTGGTACATGACTGCACCAATGATGGTATTGGCAGGATTCTCAATCGTAGTTGGTATTTATCCAGATATTTTCTTGAAAACAATAATCCCATACATGAATGGAGTGTTAGGAGTTTAG
- the nuoK gene encoding NADH-quinone oxidoreductase subunit NuoK, translating into MTNELIDFTLVSVALLAIGIYGLAVKRNFIRMLFAVEIIINAANLNLVAFGRFLPHSGGQTLALFSIAIAAAEVAVGLSLIIVAYRMYQNVDIADFRSLKG; encoded by the coding sequence ATGACCAACGAGTTAATTGACTTTACACTTGTGTCTGTTGCTCTGCTGGCAATAGGTATTTACGGTCTTGCAGTAAAACGTAATTTCATTCGAATGCTTTTTGCAGTAGAAATTATAATCAATGCTGCAAATCTTAATCTGGTTGCATTTGGTAGATTTTTACCTCATAGCGGCGGTCAAACTTTAGCATTATTTTCAATAGCAATTGCAGCAGCAGAAGTTGCAGTTGGGTTATCTCTAATCATTGTAGCTTATCGTATGTACCAAAATGTGGATATTGCAGACTTTAGGAGTTTAAAGGGATAA
- a CDS encoding NADH-quinone oxidoreductase subunit J, whose amino-acid sequence MADAAFLALTVITIGSAIAALELRSLIYGSIALMGTLGGIAGFFFLLDAPFVALFQLAVYVGSIAVLILFTVMLVKRELIFKNIEDKRRKFAGIGLMLITMVSLGAVFFDSGIKTITTDEPTTNFRDIGTDFVTYYWPALILMGLILAGSVTGALILAKREDVEYDQRVN is encoded by the coding sequence ATGGCTGATGCTGCGTTTCTTGCACTAACTGTAATTACAATTGGATCTGCAATTGCAGCACTTGAATTAAGATCACTGATTTATGGTTCAATCGCATTGATGGGAACGCTTGGTGGTATTGCAGGGTTCTTTTTCTTGTTAGATGCACCATTTGTTGCATTATTCCAATTGGCAGTATATGTTGGCTCTATTGCTGTTTTGATTTTGTTTACTGTAATGTTGGTTAAAAGAGAATTAATCTTCAAAAACATTGAAGATAAGAGACGTAAATTTGCAGGTATTGGATTGATGCTTATAACGATGGTATCGTTAGGTGCAGTATTCTTTGATTCAGGAATAAAAACCATAACTACTGATGAGCCTACTACTAATTTTAGAGATATTGGTACGGATTTTGTAACATATTATTGGCCAGCACTTATCTTAATGGGATTGATTCTAGCAGGCTCTGTAACTGGGGCCTTAATTTTAGCTAAACGGGAGGATGTGGAGTATGACCAACGAGTTAATTGA
- a CDS encoding NADH-quinone oxidoreductase subunit I: MGTATGIIRALNSGIKHIAVKRFTLRYPEEKLKFVGDGYQFDPSTGVGIAGLKGRHMLFHDHCTGCQLCSIACEGVAEAIAMVKVPDQQKQNKKSIMPQIDYGKCVFCGLCVDACPFYALYMTNDYELSSFSKEGLIYTPAQLAVKPYVSQDSEIQITSRGATHG, translated from the coding sequence ATGGGAACTGCAACAGGTATTATTCGTGCATTAAATTCTGGAATTAAGCACATTGCAGTTAAACGATTTACACTTCGTTATCCTGAAGAAAAACTAAAGTTTGTTGGTGATGGTTATCAGTTTGATCCATCTACTGGGGTGGGAATTGCAGGACTAAAAGGACGTCATATGTTGTTCCATGATCACTGTACTGGTTGTCAACTGTGCTCTATTGCATGTGAAGGTGTTGCTGAAGCAATTGCAATGGTAAAGGTTCCTGATCAACAAAAACAAAACAAGAAATCCATTATGCCTCAAATTGATTATGGAAAATGTGTTTTTTGTGGTCTTTGTGTTGATGCATGTCCATTTTATGCTCTTTACATGACTAATGATTATGAATTATCTTCATTTTCCAAAGAAGGGCTAATCTATACTCCTGCTCAATTAGCAGTCAAACCATATGTTTCACAAGATAGCGAAATACAAATTACTAGCAGAGGTGCAACTCATGGCTGA
- the nuoH gene encoding NADH-quinone oxidoreductase subunit NuoH has protein sequence MSVIAPKFKLSEFIKSLLDNAFWAVLLLSLIGLPAIMMVLFFIEMPVINGELLTPFLALTWIADPSRILPIVKAFMATDIFRVMVFPGFGFAALLAAGTIFVERKMLAKLQLRVGPFYCGKLEGILQLMGDGLKLISKEIIIPAKADKPIFWAAPVLFVAAAAAFVALIPVAPGWVVADVDLGLLGVFAVIGFFPIITILSAWSANSKFPFIGGIRALFQMVSFEIPLILSLLGVVMLTGSLNLSEIAASQSNFPWIVFLPIGAIVFFITMLAELERIPFDLPEAESEIVAGWLTELSGMMYGLVQLGTYLKLYAFAALFVVLFLGGWNGPMVVPPFPTEIITEGIVLGPVTANIPGLPLFTQEMLNGTLWFVLKTVAVIFFILLPRGVFPRIRIDMLLNLGWTKLIGLAFINIFIALGLLYAGVLGPGGLQ, from the coding sequence ATGTCTGTTATTGCACCAAAATTCAAACTAAGTGAATTTATCAAATCGTTACTTGATAATGCATTTTGGGCTGTATTACTACTGTCTTTGATTGGCCTTCCAGCAATTATGATGGTTTTATTCTTTATTGAAATGCCTGTAATTAATGGTGAATTACTTACACCGTTTCTTGCATTAACTTGGATAGCAGATCCTTCACGTATTCTTCCAATTGTCAAAGCATTCATGGCAACTGATATTTTTAGAGTAATGGTTTTTCCAGGATTTGGATTTGCCGCATTACTAGCTGCTGGAACAATATTTGTTGAAAGAAAGATGCTTGCAAAATTACAATTAAGAGTTGGACCATTTTATTGTGGAAAGCTTGAAGGTATTTTACAATTAATGGGTGATGGACTAAAGTTAATTTCAAAAGAAATCATTATACCTGCAAAAGCTGATAAACCTATCTTCTGGGCAGCACCAGTACTATTTGTTGCAGCAGCAGCAGCATTTGTTGCCTTAATTCCAGTTGCTCCTGGTTGGGTAGTTGCAGATGTAGATTTGGGCTTACTTGGTGTATTTGCAGTAATTGGATTTTTCCCAATTATTACTATTCTTTCTGCATGGTCTGCAAATAGTAAATTCCCATTCATTGGTGGTATCAGAGCCTTATTCCAAATGGTCTCATTTGAAATTCCATTAATCTTATCTTTGTTAGGGGTTGTGATGTTGACAGGATCTCTTAATTTATCTGAAATTGCTGCAAGCCAATCTAACTTCCCATGGATTGTATTTTTACCCATTGGTGCTATTGTTTTCTTCATTACTATGCTTGCAGAACTAGAAAGAATACCATTTGATTTACCAGAAGCTGAAAGTGAAATTGTAGCAGGTTGGTTAACCGAATTATCTGGAATGATGTATGGACTTGTACAATTAGGAACATATCTGAAACTCTACGCATTTGCAGCATTGTTTGTTGTATTGTTCCTTGGTGGGTGGAATGGTCCAATGGTTGTTCCTCCATTCCCAACAGAAATTATTACTGAAGGAATTGTTTTGGGTCCTGTAACTGCAAACATTCCAGGATTACCTTTGTTTACACAAGAGATGCTTAATGGCACACTTTGGTTTGTTCTAAAGACTGTCGCTGTCATATTCTTCATATTGTTACCAAGAGGAGTTTTCCCAAGAATCAGGATTGATATGTTATTGAATCTTGGCTGGACTAAACTAATTGGTCTTGCCTTCATTAACATCTTTATTGCACTTGGATTGCTTTACGCTGGAGTGCTAGGACCAGGAGGATTACAATAA
- a CDS encoding NADH-quinone oxidoreductase subunit D — MTEQLLPGLALQKVDERIMTLNVGPQHPGSGHMRIIVQIDGDYIVACDPDPGYVHRGEEKMAEYRNYITNIPHLERPVIHDSCNILYPYVLGVEELVGIEVPERAKYVRVIASELNRCIYTMYWLAIYGIFLGHSTMFMWPAGDRELLIDLMEKMTGARVTHAHFIPGGVRNDLPPNFEDVCLRQVNYFEKRIKEYSAVFYDNPILIARTKDTGILSREDAIRLGTTGSVLRASGVDYDLRKKEPYDVYEELDVHTNVMKEGDSYARSKVPWLDMLESCNIIRQALQKMPKSGSVRTKLKPNPKGKGLDSVYKRVESGRGSLGCYIVSDGKPEPYRLKLSVGSFRNLIALPYLLKGEKLGNMPSVYWSLNYWPVEADR; from the coding sequence ATGACTGAGCAATTACTACCTGGATTAGCACTCCAAAAAGTTGATGAGAGAATAATGACTCTCAATGTTGGTCCCCAACATCCTGGCTCTGGTCACATGAGAATTATTGTTCAAATCGATGGTGATTATATCGTTGCATGTGATCCTGATCCTGGATATGTTCATCGTGGAGAGGAGAAGATGGCTGAATATAGAAATTATATTACAAACATTCCTCACTTAGAAAGACCGGTAATTCATGATTCTTGTAATATATTGTATCCATATGTATTAGGAGTTGAGGAACTTGTTGGAATTGAAGTTCCTGAACGTGCAAAGTATGTTAGAGTTATTGCATCTGAATTAAACCGATGTATTTACACAATGTATTGGCTTGCAATTTATGGTATCTTTTTGGGACATTCTACAATGTTCATGTGGCCAGCAGGAGATCGTGAACTCTTAATTGATCTTATGGAAAAAATGACTGGTGCTAGAGTAACACATGCACATTTTATTCCAGGTGGAGTGAGAAATGATTTACCTCCAAATTTTGAAGATGTTTGTTTACGTCAAGTTAACTATTTTGAAAAACGTATCAAAGAATATTCTGCTGTCTTTTATGATAACCCTATTTTGATTGCTAGAACTAAAGACACTGGTATCCTTTCTCGCGAAGATGCGATACGACTTGGAACGACAGGTTCTGTACTTCGTGCAAGTGGAGTTGATTATGATCTTAGAAAGAAAGAACCATATGATGTTTATGAAGAATTAGATGTTCACACTAATGTGATGAAAGAAGGTGATTCTTATGCAAGATCAAAAGTTCCATGGCTTGACATGTTAGAAAGTTGTAATATCATTAGGCAAGCATTACAAAAAATGCCAAAGTCTGGTTCTGTTAGAACTAAGCTAAAACCTAATCCAAAAGGTAAGGGACTTGATTCAGTTTACAAACGCGTAGAATCTGGTAGAGGATCGCTAGGTTGCTATATTGTATCTGATGGTAAACCTGAGCCATACAGACTAAAGCTAAGTGTTGGGTCATTTAGAAACTTGATTGCGTTACCGTATCTTCTAAAGGGCGAAAAACTTGGTAATATGCCATCAGTATATTGGAGCCTTAATTATTGGCCAGTGGAGGCAGACCGATAA
- a CDS encoding NADH-quinone oxidoreductase subunit C: MSSDSEKPVADEPPKVKAPPPAAKKPEVELPAFEKNISDKIIKKFGDKVEVTFVKEDRVGIKTGRENIHDVAEFIRDALNYDHVESVSGVDYPQDKEIEVVYHIGSYSDSSLARQILVLSTRAQREENPIPGNDATKLPTLRDIFYSVEFHEREVFEMFGVYFEGHPDNRRLLLPEDWADLPPLRKDFAIKGR, translated from the coding sequence ATGAGTTCTGATTCTGAAAAACCTGTTGCAGATGAACCTCCTAAAGTAAAAGCACCACCACCTGCAGCAAAAAAACCAGAAGTAGAATTACCAGCATTTGAAAAAAACATTTCTGATAAAATTATTAAAAAGTTTGGTGACAAGGTTGAAGTCACATTTGTCAAAGAAGACAGAGTTGGAATTAAAACTGGTAGAGAAAATATTCATGATGTTGCTGAATTTATTCGTGATGCGCTAAATTATGATCATGTAGAATCTGTTTCAGGTGTTGATTATCCTCAAGACAAAGAAATTGAAGTTGTGTATCATATAGGATCTTACTCAGACTCTTCATTAGCAAGACAAATACTTGTTTTATCCACTAGGGCTCAAAGAGAAGAAAATCCAATTCCTGGAAATGATGCAACTAAACTTCCCACTCTTAGAGATATATTTTATAGTGTAGAATTTCATGAAAGAGAAGTTTTTGAAATGTTTGGTGTTTACTTTGAAGGTCATCCTGATAATAGACGATTGCTTTTGCCAGAAGACTGGGCAGACTTACCTCCGCTTAGAAAGGACTTTGCAATAAAGGGAAGATAG
- the nuoB gene encoding NADH-quinone oxidoreductase subunit NuoB — protein MLKDLVTPENANVFVGKLGDILERAIDKPLGYAINWGRIWSLWPVHIETACCSVEFGAASSPRYDVERFGIIEAFGSLRQCDLVVVQGTITRKMAPRLRLVYDQMPEPKYVIAMGACAITGGLYFDSYNVLPGIDGVIPVDVYVPGCPPRPETLIQGCMLLQEKIKRMKARKFV, from the coding sequence TTGCTTAAAGACTTAGTAACACCAGAAAATGCAAATGTCTTTGTAGGAAAGTTAGGAGATATTTTAGAACGAGCAATTGATAAACCATTGGGGTATGCCATTAATTGGGGTAGGATTTGGTCCCTCTGGCCAGTACATATTGAAACTGCCTGTTGTAGTGTAGAATTTGGTGCAGCATCAAGTCCTAGATATGACGTTGAAAGATTTGGTATCATCGAAGCATTTGGATCACTTAGACAATGTGATCTTGTAGTTGTTCAAGGAACTATTACAAGAAAGATGGCACCACGTCTCAGGTTAGTCTATGATCAAATGCCAGAACCAAAATATGTTATTGCAATGGGAGCATGTGCAATTACTGGAGGTTTGTATTTTGATTCATACAATGTACTTCCAGGAATTGATGGAGTAATCCCAGTTGATGTTTATGTTCCAGGATGTCCTCCTAGACCTGAAACTTTAATTCAAGGATGTATGTTGTTACAAGAAAAAATCAAGAGAATGAAGGCTAGGAAGTTTGTATAA
- a CDS encoding NADH-quinone oxidoreductase subunit A, producing the protein MVGELAGNYSTVVLMFGFAIVAMAPALIISRMISPRKRSNPVKFLPMECGQVPSGEGRTHFMMQYYPYILMFVVFDVMAIFLYAWGSSLLEIPKIATLPMMGFLGIMFGAMAFALYQSGRRRIW; encoded by the coding sequence TTGGTCGGGGAATTAGCGGGCAATTATAGTACCGTTGTATTGATGTTTGGTTTTGCTATAGTAGCAATGGCTCCTGCATTAATTATCTCCAGGATGATTTCTCCTAGAAAACGAAGTAATCCTGTTAAATTTTTACCAATGGAATGTGGACAAGTTCCATCTGGAGAAGGAAGAACTCATTTCATGATGCAGTACTATCCTTACATTTTGATGTTTGTTGTTTTTGATGTAATGGCAATTTTCTTATATGCTTGGGGCAGCTCACTTTTGGAAATTCCAAAGATTGCAACTTTGCCAATGATGGGCTTTTTAGGAATAATGTTTGGAGCAATGGCATTTGCTTTGTATCAATCTGGGAGACGAAGAATATGGTAG
- a CDS encoding peroxiredoxin — protein sequence MSLNIGDTAPNFELPDTELKMRTLDDYKGGKIVLSFIVAASSPVCETELCNFRDSWKEISDLGAKVVAISNDGPFANKAFAEKNHFNFPLLGDYSSKTIRDYGVLMPDLLHIKGYNAAKRSVFVINEDGKIGYKWVSEDPLKEPNYEEIKNFLK from the coding sequence ATGTCATTGAATATTGGAGATACTGCTCCTAACTTCGAGCTTCCAGACACAGAATTGAAAATGCGAACTTTGGACGACTATAAAGGTGGAAAAATCGTTTTATCGTTCATAGTTGCTGCAAGTTCCCCAGTTTGTGAAACAGAACTGTGTAATTTTAGAGATTCATGGAAGGAAATTTCCGATTTAGGCGCAAAAGTCGTTGCGATCAGTAATGATGGCCCATTTGCAAATAAGGCATTTGCCGAAAAAAATCACTTCAATTTTCCATTATTGGGGGATTATAGTAGCAAAACAATTCGTGATTATGGAGTATTAATGCCAGATTTACTCCATATTAAAGGATACAATGCAGCAAAACGATCTGTTTTTGTTATTAATGAGGATGGAAAAATTGGATACAAATGGGTTTCAGAGGATCCATTAAAAGAACCAAACTATGAAGAGATTAAAAATTTCCTGAAATAA
- a CDS encoding acetyl-CoA carboxylase biotin carboxyl carrier protein subunit, which yields MQTHILIGRINWIDEIMDYKIADIEKSFDGKIIKNLGNNDYVIKINDNEHELKIINMNSTGIEFILDKKYHKAKYLDQSTNEMNIVIDNVPIIINRHTHFDEVVFKHSGGAGAGNVQLLLKSQIPGKVVSISVAEGDSVKKGDVICTLESMKMQVSVKAHKDGVVKSIKIKETVTVAKGDPIAEIE from the coding sequence ATGCAAACTCATATTCTAATTGGAAGAATAAACTGGATTGATGAAATAATGGATTACAAAATAGCTGACATTGAAAAATCATTTGATGGTAAGATTATAAAAAATCTTGGAAACAATGATTATGTAATTAAAATCAATGATAATGAACATGAATTAAAAATTATTAATATGAATTCTACTGGGATTGAATTTATTTTAGATAAAAAATATCACAAAGCAAAATATCTTGATCAATCAACTAACGAAATGAACATTGTAATTGATAATGTTCCAATCATAATTAATCGTCATACCCACTTTGATGAAGTCGTCTTCAAACATTCTGGTGGTGCAGGTGCTGGAAATGTGCAATTATTATTGAAGAGTCAAATTCCTGGCAAAGTTGTATCTATTTCTGTTGCTGAAGGTGATTCTGTAAAGAAAGGAGATGTAATTTGTACTTTGGAATCAATGAAGATGCAAGTATCAGTGAAAGCACACAAGGATGGCGTTGTCAAATCCATAAAAATTAAAGAAACTGTAACTGTTGCTAAAGGCGACCCAATAGCCGAGATAGAATAA
- a CDS encoding acetyl-CoA carboxylase biotin carboxylase subunit, with protein sequence MIEKVLIANRGEIALRVIRTCKRLGIKTVAVYSDEDYDSMHVKQATEAYHIGEAAPAKSYLNQEKILEVILSSGADAIHPGYGFLSENSDFASTCEKNNINFIGPSAKSMDLCGDKMQCKAAMLKAKVPTVPGSPGLVKDVEEALKIANDIDYPVMLKSVYGGGGRGIRIVTNDKELREGFQTVTSESISAVGKSAIIVEKFLEKTRHIEYQMCRDKHGNAVHLFERECSIQRRNQKLIEQTPSPVVDQETRDRVGELVVKASEAVDYTNLGTAEFLRADNGEFYFIEINARLQVEHPISEMVSGLDFVKLQLDIANGEPLPFKQKDLKMKGYAIECRINAEDTFLDFAPSTGPVPDVTIPSGPSVRCDTYLYPGCTVSPFYDSLMAKLCTWGQTFEESRTRMLTALNDFYIQGVETSIPLYKTILNTEEYKKGELSTDFLKRYGIIDKLTKDLKNEKLEKSEAAIAAAIIHSEYFKSRVQNNANSYSNWKNKLD encoded by the coding sequence ATGATTGAAAAAGTACTTATCGCAAATAGAGGAGAAATCGCTTTACGAGTAATTAGAACTTGTAAGAGACTGGGAATCAAAACAGTTGCTGTTTATTCTGATGAAGACTATGACTCTATGCACGTAAAACAAGCAACTGAGGCTTATCACATAGGAGAAGCTGCACCTGCAAAATCTTATCTTAATCAAGAAAAAATTCTTGAAGTTATTTTGTCTTCTGGTGCAGATGCTATCCATCCAGGCTATGGATTTCTTTCAGAAAATTCTGATTTTGCAAGTACCTGTGAAAAAAATAACATAAACTTTATCGGACCATCTGCAAAATCTATGGATCTTTGTGGTGATAAAATGCAATGCAAAGCTGCTATGCTTAAAGCTAAAGTACCAACAGTTCCTGGCAGTCCCGGACTTGTAAAAGATGTTGAAGAAGCATTAAAAATTGCAAATGACATTGACTATCCTGTTATGTTAAAATCAGTTTATGGTGGTGGTGGTCGTGGAATTAGAATTGTTACAAATGACAAAGAATTACGTGAAGGTTTTCAAACAGTAACAAGTGAATCCATTTCTGCAGTTGGAAAGTCTGCAATTATAGTTGAAAAATTCCTTGAAAAAACTAGACACATTGAATATCAAATGTGTAGGGATAAACATGGTAATGCTGTTCATCTTTTTGAAAGAGAATGCTCCATTCAGAGAAGAAATCAAAAACTTATTGAACAGACACCTTCTCCAGTAGTTGATCAAGAAACACGAGATAGAGTAGGTGAATTAGTTGTCAAAGCATCTGAAGCAGTTGATTATACTAATTTGGGAACTGCCGAATTTTTAAGAGCAGATAATGGTGAATTTTATTTTATTGAAATTAATGCAAGATTACAAGTGGAACATCCAATTTCTGAAATGGTTTCTGGATTGGACTTTGTCAAACTTCAATTAGATATTGCAAATGGTGAACCTTTACCATTTAAGCAAAAAGATCTTAAAATGAAAGGATATGCAATAGAGTGTAGAATTAATGCCGAAGATACATTCTTAGACTTTGCACCTTCTACCGGACCTGTTCCAGATGTAACAATCCCCTCTGGACCTAGTGTTAGATGTGATACTTACTTATATCCTGGATGTACAGTATCTCCATTTTATGACTCTTTGATGGCTAAATTATGTACATGGGGACAAACATTTGAAGAATCCAGAACTCGTATGCTTACCGCACTTAATGATTTTTACATTCAAGGTGTAGAAACATCAATTCCACTTTACAAAACAATTCTAAATACCGAAGAGTACAAAAAAGGTGAACTTTCTACCGATTTCTTAAAACGATATGGAATAATTGACAAATTAACTAAAGACCTAAAGAATGAGAAACTAGAGAAGAGCGAAGCCGCAATTGCTGCTGCAATAATTCATTCTGAATACTTTAAGAGCCGTGTACAAAATAATGCAAACTCATATTCTAATTGGAAGAATAAACTGGATTGA